Proteins encoded in a region of the Rutidosis leptorrhynchoides isolate AG116_Rl617_1_P2 chromosome 9, CSIRO_AGI_Rlap_v1, whole genome shotgun sequence genome:
- the LOC139869179 gene encoding uncharacterized protein, translating to MRFFGGDNTGSLSHDVVVNLIDLLNSKNELVKLFRIARDKITESDVPDLRIRLFSVIGSRQYEYPTSDALGAIVYGFDDGTRTDYDLIIECKGGTPQHVNKLHPSYMSLQFPLLFVFGQPGYHPGMTLRSISGKTSRHKKNLTMNMFYSYQLHDRFNQFGLLLRCGRLFQQYIVTVYCSIELDRGDHYGSEVGSRTILPASFTGGPRYMYSHYLDVLAICRVYGNPRFFITFTCNSKWPEIKRYLQKYSHLSANDRADIISRVFRMKVRLYIAVLKEEELLGSWRGGLYTIEFQKRGLPHCHTLLWTHSLSNSFEPHDVDQYISAELPDPIRDPKAFKVVSEMMMHGPCGLVNKSAPCIQDVEISPSGVFNKDNVCLKRFPKFFNEATYFDKDGFVHYRRRNSGISVDKGICNLDNGYVVPYNRALCLRFHAHINVEWCGWTMLIKYLFKYISKGSDRIAAHIPKPIGSSSSTNAKHSANVYEIQNFVDARFICPHEAAWRIYNFLIHYREPAVQVLGSSKRHAVSYISF from the exons ATGAGGTTTTTTGGTGGTGACAATACTGGTAGCCTCAGTCATGATGTAGTTGTTAATCTAATAGATCTTTTGAACTCGAAGAATGAGTTAGTAAAACTCTTTAGGATCGCAAGGGATAAGATTACCGAGTCTGATGTGCCAGATTTGAGGATTCGGTTGTTTAGTGTGATAGGTTCAAGACAATATGAATATCCAACTTCCGATGCATTAGGAGCTATTGTTTATGGCTTTGATGATGGCACGCGGACCGATTATGATCTTATTATCGAGTGTAAAGGAGGTACACCTCAGCATGTTAATAAATTGCATCCGTCATACATGTCCCTTCAGTTTCCTCTGTTGTTTGTTTTTGGTCAGCCGGGCTACCATCCAGGAATGACATTGAGAAGTATTAGTGGTAAAACAAGCAGGCATAAGAAAAATTTAACTATGAATATGTTTTACAGTTACCAACTACATGACAGGTTCAATCAGTTTGGTCTTCTTTTGAGATGCGGACGGTTGTTTCAACAGTACATCGTTACTGTATATTGTAGTATAGAGTTAGACAG AGGTGATCATTATGGGTCTGAAGTTGGTTCAAGAACTATTTTGCCAGCATCATTTACAGGAGGCCCTAGGTACATGTATAGTCATTACTTAGATGTGTTAGCCATTTGTCGTGTTTATGGAAATCCTAGATTCTTTATCACTTTTACCTGTAATTCCAAATGGCCAGAGATtaaaagatatctccagaaatattctCACCTATCTGCTAATGATCGTGCCGACATAATTTCAAGAGTTTTTCGTATGAAAGTCAGGCTATATATCGCTGTTTTAAAGGAAGAAGAGTTACTCGGTTCATGGAGAGGAG GGCTATACACTATAGAGTTTCAAAAGAGGGGCTTGCCACATTGTCACACGTTATTATGGACTCATTCTCTTTCAAATTCCTTCGAACCGCATGATGTTGATCAGTACATATCTGCCGAGTTACCAGACCCAATAAGGGATCCAAAAGCTTTTAAAGTAGTATCGGAAATGATGATGCACGGACCATGTGGCTTGGTTAATAAAAGTGCACCTTGCATTCAGGATGTAGAAATCAGCCCATCCGGTGTGTTTAACAAGGACAATGTCTGTTTGAAGAGGTTCCCAAAATTTTTTAATGAAGCAACGTATTTCGACAAAGATGGATTTGTGCATTACCGGAGGCGTAACTCTGGAATTTCAGTTGATAAAG GAATATGCAATCTAGATAACGGTTACGTTGTGCCATACAATCGTGCCCTGTGTCTCAGATTTCACGCCCATATCAACGTTGAGTGGTGTGGATGGACGATGCTCATAAAATATTTGTTCAAATATATATCCAAAGGCTCTGACCGAATAGCAGCGCATATTCCAAAACCAATTGGTTCATCATCATCTACTAATGCTAAACATTCTGCTAATGTATATGAGATACAAAACTTTGTCGACGCCCGGTTCATTTGTCCTCACGAAGCTGCTTGGAGAATCTACAACTTTCTGATACATTACAGAGAACCTGCAGTTCAAGTTCTAGGTTCATCTAAAAGACATGCAGTTAGTTACATTTCGTTCTAA